The following nucleotide sequence is from Holophagales bacterium.
TCCTTCTGCTCTCCGTTCTGGCTTCAGGCCCTCTGAAGGCGGACCTCTTCCGGAAGGTTGCGGCCCAGTCCCCGCTCGCCCGGCAGGTTTCGCTCATCCTCGGCGACGACCGGCGGACGATCGCGTTCGGCACGGGCGGGACATGGGAGTTCGACGGAACGGGCCGGGTGGAGCTGCGGCGAACCTCGGGCGCCGGGCGCTTCGTGGCGTACGGCGTCGTCAACGACGACCAGACGGGTGACGGGACCGTCTTCAGGAGGGTCCGGGACCGCTGATCGCTGTGTCGAAGGTGGCGTTGGGCCGAGGTGCCCTACGGCTTCTTCCTCGCGAAGCAGAGGCCCGACCAGGTTTCGTCGACCGCGCAGACCTTGTAGTCGACGAACCCGTTCGCGAGACCGAACGCGCGGACGACGGCCTCCGTCACGTCGGTCACGACGCCCGACGCCTTCTTCGGCCAGACGATCCAGAGCTTCCCCTTCGGGGCGAGCGCCGCGGTCGCCCTGGCGAAGCGCGCACCGAGCGCGGCCGCGGACGGGACGAAGAGGAGGAGGACGCCCGCAGACCGGGCCCTCCGGACGACGCGCGCCCCCTTGGGGAGCCCGGCGAGAAGGGCCTCGAAGCCGACCGGGGCGTCGAGGAGAAGGACCTGATCACCCGCCCGGATTCCGAGCTTCCTCGGTAGCGGCGTTCCGGAGTATCCGGCCGTCGCGCCGGGAACGGCGGACACAGGCACCCTGGCGACGACACGGGCCACGATCGCAGATGCTAACGCACCGCCTGGGAGAGTCGCGGCGGATTGCTCAGGTGGTCTCAACCGCCCCGAGAGCGTCTCCGACAGCGCGCGCGAAGGCGGAGCAGGATGCGGAGGGTGCGCCGGGGGCGGCCAGGTCCACGGTGCGAAGGCCTGCCGCCAGGACCCGCTCCACGGCCGCTTCGATCGCTGCAGCCGGGCGGGGGAGAGCGCAGCCGTCGCGCAGCAGCATCGCCATCGAGAGGATTGCTCCGATCGGGTTCGCGACGTCCTTTCCGGCGAGCGTCGGGGCCGAGCCGTGGACGGGCTCGAAGAGGCCGGGACCGTTCCCCAGGCTTGCGGAGGGGAGGAGGCCGAGCGAGCCGACGAGGGCTCCGGCGAGGTCGGAGAGGATGTCTCCGAAGAGGTTCTCGGTGAGGAGGACGTCGAAGCGGGAGGGGGTCAGGACGAGGGCCATCGCGCAGGAGTCGACGTACTGGTGCTCGAGCCGGACCGCGGGGTGGCGGGCGGCCACCTCCTCGACGACGCGGCGCCAGAGGACCGACGTCTCCAGGACGTTCGCCTTGTCGACGGAGGTGACGAGGCCGCGGCGTCCTTCGGCGGCGCGGAAGGCGAGCTCCGCGATCCGCTCGACCTCCTCGCGCGTGTAGGGGAGGGTGTTCACGGCGCGGCCGGCGGCGAGGTCGAGGGAACGCGGCTCGCCGAAGTAGAGGCCTCCCGTCAGCTCGCGGAAGACGACGAGGTCGAGGCCCGCGGCGATCTCGGGCTTCAGCGGCCCGGCGGCGGCGAGTCCGGCGACGGCTTTCGCGGGCCGGACGTTCGCGAAGACGCCGAGCGATTTGCGGAGGCGGAGCAGACCCGTCTCCGGCCTACTCTCCCGCGGCTCGCCG
It contains:
- a CDS encoding DUF3052 domain-containing protein, with the translated sequence MSAVPGATAGYSGTPLPRKLGIRAGDQVLLLDAPVGFEALLAGLPKGARVVRRARSAGVLLLFVPSAAALGARFARATAALAPKGKLWIVWPKKASGVVTDVTEAVVRAFGLANGFVDYKVCAVDETWSGLCFARKKP